A stretch of DNA from Frankiaceae bacterium:
CGCGGTCGAGGTGCGCGAGGACGTCCCCGCGCGCGACCTGTTCCACGAGGGTCAGACGGTCGATCAGGCTCGAGCCGTCGAACGCCCCCGCGGTCACCGACGACGACACTCCGTCCGCCGTGACGAGCCGCGCCGGATGCGAGCTGTCGAGCGCGGCGCACAGCAACGACGCCGCGAAGTCGACGGCCTCCTCGAACCGCTCCGGGCCGAGCGCACCCGCCGTGTTGTCGAGCAGAACGGTCACGTCGGGCGTGTGCGGGTCGATGTGGTCGCGCACCATCAGCTGCCCGACCCGCGCGCTGGTCCGCCAGTGGATCGTGCGGAAGTCGTCGCCGCGCGTGTACTCGCGCAGCGCGTGGAACACCTGCGTGCCGCGCACCGTGTCGTCGACCGAGGCGCCCTCGTACTGCCGCGCGCGGCCGGCGCGCACGGGGACGACGGGGTACGTCCGCGGCAGCACCCAGATCTCGGCGCGCGAGCCCGAACGGATCTCGGCGCGTACGAGGCCGAGCGCGTCCTGCCGCGTCAGCACCAGCGGTCCGATCCGGAGCACGCCGCGGCGGCTGGTCGGCACGGGGTACGTCCTGGTGGTCTCCTCCCCTGCCTGCAGCGTCGCGACCTCGACGGGCTCACGGTGTTCGGCGACGACGTCGAACGCCGTGAACGGCGCGCTGCGATGCCGGCCATCGTTGCGCACGGTGAGCTCGGCCAGGGCAGGGTCACCGCGCGGGACCCGGTCGGGGAACACGGTCCGCCCGACCCACAGCGCCGTGCGCCGCCACACGTGGGCGTACGCCGCCACGACCGCGCCGAGGCAGGCACCGCCCAGGAGCCGCAGCACCTCGTAGCCCAGGACGACCGCCACCGCGTACAGCAGCGCGGCGGCAGCCAGGGCGCCCTTGCCCGCGCGGGTGAGGCGCATCGGTCAGCGGCCGAGGCCGGCCGCGTTGACGGTCGGGACGGGGACCCGGTCGAGCAGCTCCGTGACGATGTCGAGCTGGCCGCGCCGGCGGATGACCGCCTCCTGCTTCAGCAGGACGCGGTGGGCCAGCACGGACGGCGCCACCCGCTTGACGTCGTCCGGCGTCACGAACGGCCTGCCCTCCGCCGCGGCGAACGCGCGCCCGGCGCGGACCAGGGCCAGCGAGCCGCGGGGGCTCGCACCGAGACGCACGTCGTCGTGGTCGCGGGTCGCCGCGGCGAGGCGTACGGCGTAGGAGTGGAGCTGCGTGTCGACGTGGATGCCGTGCGCGTAGGCGATGAGGCGCTCCAGCTCAGGCAGCGTGAGCACCGGGGACAGCGAGTCGGGGGAGACGCGGCGCTGCTCGCCCTGCAGCACGCGGACCTCGGCGGCCTCGTCGGGGTAGCCCACCTTGATCCGCATGAGGAAGCGGTCGAGCTGCGCCTCGGGGAGCGGGTACGTC
This window harbors:
- a CDS encoding DUF58 domain-containing protein, which translates into the protein MRLTRAGKGALAAAALLYAVAVVLGYEVLRLLGGACLGAVVAAYAHVWRRTALWVGRTVFPDRVPRGDPALAELTVRNDGRHRSAPFTAFDVVAEHREPVEVATLQAGEETTRTYPVPTSRRGVLRIGPLVLTRQDALGLVRAEIRSGSRAEIWVLPRTYPVVPVRAGRARQYEGASVDDTVRGTQVFHALREYTRGDDFRTIHWRTSARVGQLMVRDHIDPHTPDVTVLLDNTAGALGPERFEEAVDFAASLLCAALDSSHPARLVTADGVSSSVTAGAFDGSSLIDRLTLVEQVARGDVLAHLDRGATGSCLVLVGGAIPEQSLLRLARMRPRFRFVAAADFGDAEPVASPILVIRAGTAAQAARDWNAAMT
- a CDS encoding MoxR family ATPase, giving the protein MERLEDNIELVIQGKRDVVRMAIVCLLAEGHLLIEDVPGLGKTSLARSLCRSVDGKLGRIQFTPDLLPSDVVGSVVYNQADNDFEFHRGAVFANLVIADEINRATPKTQSALLEVMEELRVTSEGKPYDVPRPFMVVATQNPIDHDGTYPLPEAQLDRFLMRIKVGYPDEAAEVRVLQGEQRRVSPDSLSPVLTLPELERLIAYAHGIHVDTQLHSYAVRLAAATRDHDDVRLGASPRGSLALVRAGRAFAAAEGRPFVTPDDVKRVAPSVLAHRVLLKQEAVIRRRGQLDIVTELLDRVPVPTVNAAGLGR